A portion of the Vreelandella subglaciescola genome contains these proteins:
- the rpsO gene encoding 30S ribosomal protein S15, which produces MALTAEQKAEIVTEYARGDGDTGSPEVQVALLSANINGLQDHFKTNKQDHHSRRGLIRMVNQRRKLLDYLKRKDYGRYQTIIQRLSLRR; this is translated from the coding sequence ATGGCACTAACAGCTGAACAGAAAGCCGAGATTGTTACCGAATACGCACGTGGTGATGGCGATACTGGATCCCCCGAGGTTCAGGTAGCACTGCTGAGCGCCAACATCAACGGTCTGCAGGATCACTTCAAGACCAACAAGCAGGACCACCACTCGCGTCGTGGTCTGATCCGCATGGTAAACCAGCGCCGCAAGCTGCTGGATTACCTGAAGCGCAAGGATTACGGCCGCTACCAGACGATCATCCAGCGTCTGAGCCTGCGTCGCTAA
- the truB gene encoding tRNA pseudouridine(55) synthase TruB, translated as MARRRRGLPVNGVLLLDKPQGLSSNHALQRVRRLFQAQKAGHTGTLDPMATGLLPICLGEATKFSAHLLEADKVYRTRVELGVMTDTGDAEGAVIERREVPALDEATVTEAIARFHGEIEQIPPMYSALKHQGRKLYELAREGQHVERAARRITVYDARLTAFDAVIDNDVLKNSAFELEVRCSKGTYIRTLAEDIGLALGCGAHISALRRLETGPFDASGIWTLEALEALADQTAREAELMAPDVLVDHLPALALDDEAYQRLIHGQKAFLDNALSASELADEATVRLYRDTAFVGLGRIAGKADGVTTVAPKRLLSSAADA; from the coding sequence ATGGCGCGCCGTCGTCGCGGGTTGCCGGTGAACGGCGTGCTGTTGCTGGACAAGCCCCAGGGGCTTTCCAGCAACCACGCGCTGCAACGCGTACGGCGCTTGTTTCAGGCGCAAAAAGCGGGGCATACCGGCACCCTTGATCCGATGGCAACCGGCCTGCTGCCGATTTGTCTGGGCGAGGCGACCAAGTTCTCCGCCCACCTGCTGGAGGCCGACAAGGTCTACCGCACTCGGGTGGAGCTTGGCGTGATGACCGATACCGGCGATGCCGAGGGCGCCGTCATCGAGCGTCGCGAGGTGCCGGCCCTTGACGAAGCCACCGTCACAGAAGCGATAGCGCGTTTTCACGGTGAGATCGAGCAGATCCCTCCAATGTACTCGGCGCTCAAGCATCAGGGGCGCAAGCTTTATGAACTGGCGCGCGAGGGGCAGCACGTTGAGCGTGCAGCTCGGCGCATAACGGTGTATGATGCGCGCCTCACGGCGTTTGATGCCGTTATTGACAACGATGTTTTGAAGAACAGCGCCTTCGAACTTGAGGTTCGCTGCAGCAAGGGCACCTACATTCGTACGTTGGCAGAAGATATCGGCCTCGCCCTTGGTTGCGGTGCCCATATTTCAGCGCTCAGGCGGCTTGAAACCGGGCCGTTCGACGCCTCTGGCATATGGACGCTTGAGGCCCTTGAAGCATTGGCAGATCAAACCGCAAGAGAAGCCGAATTGATGGCGCCCGACGTGCTGGTAGATCACCTGCCGGCACTGGCGCTGGATGATGAGGCTTATCAGCGGCTGATTCATGGCCAAAAGGCCTTCCTGGACAACGCTTTGTCGGCAAGCGAGCTTGCCGACGAGGCGACGGTCAGGCTTTACCGCGATACCGCCTTTGTGGGTCTGGGGCGCATCGCGGGCAAGGCAGACGGCGTTACCACGGTGGCGCCGAAGCGGCTGTTAAGTAGCGCCGCTGACGCGTAG
- the rbfA gene encoding 30S ribosome-binding factor RbfA, whose protein sequence is MREFKRTDRVADQLQKELAVLIQREVKDPRLGMVTVSGVTVSRDLGYADVYVTLLGEQAPERVKENLQVLKRAGGFLRSQIARRVKLRHVPELRFHFDESVVRGQVLSSLIEDAVASDRARNPDGDNEGESGGGDGEERS, encoded by the coding sequence ATGCGGGAATTCAAGCGTACTGACCGGGTTGCCGATCAGCTGCAAAAAGAGCTGGCGGTACTGATCCAGCGGGAAGTCAAGGACCCGCGTCTGGGCATGGTAACGGTAAGCGGCGTGACCGTGAGCCGTGACCTTGGCTATGCGGATGTCTACGTCACGCTGCTGGGCGAGCAGGCGCCCGAACGGGTGAAGGAAAATCTGCAGGTGCTCAAGCGCGCCGGCGGTTTTCTGCGCAGCCAGATTGCCCGCCGGGTGAAGCTGCGCCACGTGCCCGAGCTGCGCTTTCACTTTGATGAAAGCGTGGTCCGCGGTCAGGTGCTGTCGTCGCTGATTGAAGACGCCGTGGCAAGCGACCGCGCACGTAATCCTGACGGCGATAACGAGGGCGAAAGCGGCGGTGGCGACGGCGAGGAGCGCAGCTGA